The Polymorphobacter megasporae genomic sequence CATCATCACCTCGGAGATGCGTACGCTTGCGGACAAATAACTCTAGGGCTCCAACATTTAATACCGCGGTCAGCTCGATCGTAACGCAAGCAGCCGTCGCTCGTCGCTCATAAAGTCGATGCAAAAATGCGGCGCGCGCTCATGAACTTTGGATGCGGCGCGATATCTGCGGGACAACGCCCTAATGGATACGATGACCACTCTCGCGATATGACGTTCGAATTCTTTGAAGTTTCGAACGTCATGCTAGCATTGTCATATCACATTATCAGAGCATTGGCACCGCCAGTTCAAGGAACCAGCGGGACTCGCGGGTTACGCTGCCATCCGCAAGACGAGGTCAAGACACCGCTTACGACCAATCAGGTCGAGAGCGTACAAGACTTTCCGTGACGGTTGGAAAACGGCCCGAAATGGATCATCCAAAAAGTTACGCATCGCAACGCGTCCTAGGTCAACTTTCGACCGTAACTAGCGAAATCGAAAGTGAGATATGATGTCAGCCCGGTCGCCCAGCACGTCGCGTAGCATAGTTATTGCTCATCCCATTCCGCTCGTGGCGGAGGCGTTAGCGACGATCGCTACGAAAGCTGGATACGCTCTGGACAAGGCCTGTGGCGATGCGATGGGGACCGCGTTGGTCACGGCCGACCTCGCGATTGTCGCGGTACAGCTCGACGGGATTGCAGTCCTCCGCACACGTCGCGCGGCCGGCATTCCGACTGTTGTGATCGTCGACCATCCGACTATCGAGACGCTACTCGCTATAGTCGGGCTCGCCGCCGAGGGGCTGGTGTTGATGACCAGCCCAGCAGCAGCGGTTGCAGATTGCTTGACAGTAGTTGCTTCGGGCAAGCAATGGCTCGACTCCGAGGCAACGCGGCTAATCATCGACCGCGTTGCGCGTCCTGCCCCTCCAATTTTAACACGACGCGAGCGCGACGTTGCCAATCTTGTCGCCGCTGGTCAGCGTAATCGCACGATAGCCGAGCGGCTCAGCATTACCGAGGGCACCGTCAAGATGCACCTCCACAACGTCTACGGTAAGCTCGGCATCGAAAGCCGGACTCAGCTGGCGATGGAATTGCGCGTGTGCGGGGTATGATCGCACAGCTTGCTATTTAGGACTAGAGAGCCATCCACGTCCCCTCAGCTACTGCCGTTGTTGCAGCGTTGCAGCGTTACCGCACTGCTGGGCAAATTATCGGTTACGCAGCATGAAAACCGGCGTGGGCGATGATTGCCAGGTCGCAGGCGTGAACGGCTTGGCTTACTCGTGATGGTCAACCGCGCTTTGGGTCTTCTAGGCGTAAGAAGGTAGCTGATAAAAGGTCGGCTTTGCTGCATTCGACGTCTGGATGCGATCGGACCGCTATCGACCCCGTCTTAACCCCGGGGCGTCGTCGCCGAGGAGAGTATCATGCAGGGTACGGCTGGGCGTTTTTACGGGAAGCGAAGTCAAAAATAATAATATTCTGTATGTCTACCTTATGTGCAAAAGTGCACTGCTCAGCCCTAGGCATATTAAAGCAATTATAATATGTACTCAACCTTCGATACACTGGTCCAATATTTAATCATAAATTAAGATACAATTCTGTTGGTATGGCAAAAGATTGCTCCTACCGAATAAATGATATTGCTCAGTTGCTTAGATTAGGGACTATCAAATGATGTTGAAGGTTTGGCCGTGCTATTTTGACGCAGCGTTCAAGGCAATTTTGTCTGTGCTGGCCTTGGGTGCGGCAATGCCTGCGCTGGCCGCAACATCGACTGCCAGTTTTCAGGTCACGGCGACGGTCGCTGCGACATGTGTCATCAGTGCTACTAACCTTGCATTCGGGACTTATTCGGGGGTTCAATCCGACAGCACATCGACTCTGTCAGCGACGTGCACGAACACGACGCCGTATACCGTCGGCCTGAGCGTCGGAGCGGCGACCGGTGCGACCACGACCGCCCGGTCGATGACCGGCCCCGGGGCCGCGTTGTTGGGCTATGCGATGTATCGCGACAGCGCGCGGACGCTCAATTGGGGTGCTACGGCCGGAACCGATACGGTCGGCGGGACCGGCAGCGGTGCGGCGCAGACGTTGACCGTCTATGGACGGGTCGCCGGGAGTCAATACGTCGCTCCCGGTGCGTATACTGACACCATCACCGCAACGATCACCTTCTAGACATTCGAACCATGATGGGTCGGGCGATGAGAAGCGTCGCGGGTCTACTCGGTGCCTGCGCCGTGTTCAGCGGGGGCACGGCTTCGGCACAGGTGCTGAACGTCCTGCCGGTGACGATCGAGCTTGCCGCGGGACAGCGAGCGGCGGCGTTGACGATCATCAATGAGGGTGATGCGGAGGCATCGTTCCAATTGCGTAGCTTCCGGTGGACACAGGGCGAGGACGGTTCGGACGTTCTGGCACCATCGGATGAGATCTCGGTCAGCCCGCCGCTCGGCACCATCGCGCACGGCGCAAGTCAGGTCGTGCGCATCGTCCTGCGACAGGTGACGCCGGGGAGGGAAGGCACCTATCGGCTTCTGCTTGACCAGATCCCGGCGCCTGCTGCGCCGGGCACGGTGCGGATCGCGCTGCGGCTGTCGCTGCCTGTCTTCGCACCGCCCGTCGCCCGCGCGACCCCCGATCTGAAGTTCCACGTTGAACGATCTCACGATCAGATCTTCCTCGTCGCCGTCAATCACGGCGTGCGTCATGAGAAGCTGCGGGACATCACTCTAAAAACCGGCGATGGCACCGTGCTGGCGGTCGAGAAGAACGTTTCGCCTTACATCCTCGCCGGAGCAACGCGGCGCTGGCATGTCGGCAGCAAATCGATGAACGATCCGACGGTACAGCTGTCGGCACGCGGCGAACTCAACCAGATCACCGATCAATCGGTAACCGTCACGGCAACACCTTGAGCCGTGCAATGGCTTCCGATCGCCGCGCTCATGCTCGTATCGACAGGTCTCACCGGGGTGGATGCTGCAGCCGAGCAGCCGCTTCTGCTGGAGGTTCATGTGAACGGCCGTCCCTCAGCGCAGATCGGTGAGTTCATCCTGAGCGATGGACGCCTGTCCGCGCGACGCAGCGAACTCCGCGAACTCGGCATGACCTTCCCCGACCCGCAGACCCCTGGACAGAACGACTTGGTCGCGTTGTCGGGATTGCGCGGACTTGCGTTCCGCCTCGATCTGCCGAGGCAGGCGATCTACCTGACAGTCGATGACGCGTTGCTGACTCCGTCTGTCCTGCATGCCGGCGCCGAGGCGTCACGGAGCGGCGATGTCCAAAGCGGCACTGGGCTTGCCCTCGACTACGACTTGACGGGATCAATGGCGGGCGGACGCGCATCCGCGGCAGGCCGGGTCGATGTCCGCGCCTTTTCGCCGTGGGGCATCGGCAGCAGCGGGTTCCTGATCTACGCGAACAGCGGCAGCAACGGTTCGGGTGGCGTCGCCGCGACGTCGGTCATCCGGCTCGACACCAGCTACACCTTCTCCGATGCCACCACCCTCCACCGCATCCGCGTCGGCGATTTCATCTCGGGCGGGCTGAGCTGGACGCGGCCGGTGCGGATGGCGGGGGTGCAATTCAGCATCGACTACGCGC encodes the following:
- a CDS encoding response regulator transcription factor, with translation MGTALVTADLAIVAVQLDGIAVLRTRRAAGIPTVVIVDHPTIETLLAIVGLAAEGLVLMTSPAAAVADCLTVVASGKQWLDSEATRLIIDRVARPAPPILTRRERDVANLVAAGQRNRTIAERLSITEGTVKMHLHNVYGKLGIESRTQLAMELRVCGV
- a CDS encoding Csu type fimbrial protein; the protein is MMLKVWPCYFDAAFKAILSVLALGAAMPALAATSTASFQVTATVAATCVISATNLAFGTYSGVQSDSTSTLSATCTNTTPYTVGLSVGAATGATTTARSMTGPGAALLGYAMYRDSARTLNWGATAGTDTVGGTGSGAAQTLTVYGRVAGSQYVAPGAYTDTITATITF
- a CDS encoding fimbrial biogenesis chaperone, coding for MRSVAGLLGACAVFSGGTASAQVLNVLPVTIELAAGQRAAALTIINEGDAEASFQLRSFRWTQGEDGSDVLAPSDEISVSPPLGTIAHGASQVVRIVLRQVTPGREGTYRLLLDQIPAPAAPGTVRIALRLSLPVFAPPVARATPDLKFHVERSHDQIFLVAVNHGVRHEKLRDITLKTGDGTVLAVEKNVSPYILAGATRRWHVGSKSMNDPTVQLSARGELNQITDQSVTVTATP